The following coding sequences lie in one Bryobacter aggregatus MPL3 genomic window:
- a CDS encoding PEP-CTERM sorting domain-containing protein, whose product MRFFSSFSLLLTLSLGLSAVKPAEAAVLYEFSLPANGDIGPVQVQFTFANFSATPNLVIVPANTSSLTFLADPLVSAGNSVLGLMIESTTTYFGIDLKTSSNQSVLYTPAYPTDFFTFTRGVAETGTFTATGYVTSHFGLDIAFPTATLTVSEISDVPEPATLSLVGICLVGAAAWRKRKHTTQTQQSR is encoded by the coding sequence ATGCGTTTCTTCTCGTCCTTCAGCCTTCTCCTCACCCTATCCCTGGGCCTCAGCGCTGTAAAACCAGCTGAAGCTGCGGTCCTCTACGAATTCAGTCTTCCCGCCAACGGCGATATTGGACCAGTTCAGGTTCAGTTCACTTTTGCCAATTTTTCCGCTACTCCCAACTTGGTCATCGTTCCTGCCAACACATCCTCTCTGACCTTTCTTGCCGATCCGCTTGTCTCTGCCGGGAATTCTGTACTCGGTCTCATGATAGAGTCCACCACCACCTATTTCGGCATAGATTTGAAGACATCATCCAATCAATCAGTGTTGTACACTCCGGCCTACCCCACTGACTTCTTCACCTTTACCCGAGGTGTTGCGGAAACAGGAACTTTTACCGCTACAGGCTATGTCACGAGTCACTTCGGCCTCGACATCGCCTTCCCCACCGCAACCCTCACCGTTTCTGAAATCAGCGATGTTCCGGAACCGGCGACTCTGTCCTTGGTCGGTATCTGCCTCGTAGGCGCTGCCGCCTGGCGGAAACGCAAGCACACCACACAGACTCAACAGTCTCGCTAG
- a CDS encoding DnaB-like helicase C-terminal domain-containing protein yields MPAYHLEDEFQNPQLESLALRFLVEGNRSAVEPFALNQFVRYESIFEAIEGLLLARKPLDGVAGLKEAIDASAGISGETIESVAAELSRLAQLRFLARFQEMAASQLFGGEKDPARILAALETGLNNVRRVMAPEGEGAVSAASLAVEVTRNAIRRFEERKRTGKSIQGVPSGLGKFDSLLNGFAPGLHVLAAGPGAGKTTLCLQWAIHAAENGHPVLYVSYENSPANLTLKLLASRSQQSPTQIERGFANIEALESAGAALSVALRRLHLLEGTRRTTLASIQQTVFGLMDQGDGVPLVIFDYLQRAAHGLGYEQLRHNVSAMSAEMREMANRLVCPLIAISSQNRSQGEYGRGGKPSLDSLKESGDLEYGADSVLVLHPRESSLASAEARPMELSILKNRFGPLGKVNLIFRADHGIFREEA; encoded by the coding sequence ATGCCTGCTTACCACCTCGAAGATGAATTTCAAAATCCACAACTGGAGTCGCTGGCTTTGCGCTTCCTGGTGGAAGGCAATCGAAGTGCGGTAGAACCCTTTGCGTTGAACCAGTTCGTTCGCTACGAATCGATTTTTGAGGCCATAGAGGGCCTGCTGTTGGCCCGAAAGCCACTGGATGGTGTCGCAGGGCTAAAAGAAGCAATCGATGCGTCAGCGGGCATTTCTGGCGAAACCATCGAATCCGTTGCTGCCGAGCTGTCGCGATTGGCGCAATTGCGCTTTCTCGCCCGCTTCCAGGAGATGGCCGCCAGCCAGTTATTTGGCGGTGAAAAGGACCCGGCCAGGATCCTCGCTGCGCTCGAGACGGGGCTGAACAATGTGCGCCGGGTGATGGCTCCTGAAGGCGAAGGCGCCGTCTCGGCTGCTTCGCTGGCCGTCGAGGTCACTCGCAATGCGATCCGCCGTTTTGAGGAACGCAAGCGGACGGGCAAGTCGATCCAGGGCGTGCCCTCGGGGCTGGGCAAGTTCGACAGCCTGCTGAATGGCTTTGCGCCGGGCCTGCATGTGCTGGCCGCCGGGCCGGGCGCGGGCAAAACGACGCTGTGCCTGCAATGGGCAATCCATGCGGCCGAGAACGGGCATCCGGTCTTGTATGTGAGCTATGAGAATTCGCCGGCGAACTTGACGCTGAAGCTGCTGGCCAGCCGCTCGCAGCAGTCGCCGACCCAGATCGAGCGCGGCTTTGCGAACATCGAGGCGCTCGAGAGCGCCGGGGCCGCCTTGTCGGTGGCGCTGCGGCGCTTGCACCTGCTCGAAGGCACGCGGCGCACGACGCTCGCCTCGATCCAGCAGACCGTTTTCGGCCTGATGGACCAGGGCGACGGCGTGCCGCTGGTGATTTTCGATTACCTGCAGCGGGCCGCCCATGGCCTGGGCTACGAGCAACTGCGGCACAACGTCAGCGCGATGTCAGCCGAGATGCGCGAGATGGCCAATCGCCTGGTTTGCCCGCTGATTGCGATCTCGTCGCAAAACCGCTCGCAAGGCGAATACGGGCGCGGAGGCAAGCCGTCGCTCGACAGCCTGAAGGAGAGCGGCGATCTCGAGTACGGAGCCGATTCGGTGCTGGTGCTGCATCCGCGGGAGTCGAGCCTGGCCAGTGCCGAGGCGCGTCCGATGGAGTTGTCGATTCTGAAGAATCGCTTTGGGCCGCTGGGCAAAGTGAACCTGATTTTCCGCGCCGACCACGGCATCTTCCGCGAGGAAGCCTAG
- a CDS encoding glycosyltransferase family 4 protein gives MTVGEEKKKLRVLVLSPRPANPPNTGAKLREYHLLRQMSRWADLKVLSFRTTEAYRDLSFASVEHFERPQGYTPLKVLKGLLGGQALSILNYRSEAMAKRLRELLQTNTYDVILLEALHMAAYEKELDAYAGAALRLWDWHNIESELMERYSQRAPSFLHGLYARETARRLKQLELRLLASNNVHLVCSEREAERLHGWVGDSRVAVVPNGVDCQVFGAAQGQPRKGGLLFVGSLDYHPNIEGLRFLTREVWPELRRRRKTLHLRIVGSRPTPEVREMGDLAGVEVVGSVPKVEPYYAEASAAIVPLFSGGGTRLKVLEAFAAGVPVVSTALGVEGIEAQAGEHYLAAETAGEWVEAVLQAVEGRPELGENARRLAEQRYDWEVVGRDLGEAVRNWRN, from the coding sequence ATGACAGTGGGAGAAGAGAAAAAGAAGCTGCGCGTGCTGGTGTTATCGCCGCGCCCCGCCAATCCGCCCAATACAGGAGCCAAGCTGCGCGAATACCATTTGCTGCGGCAGATGTCGCGTTGGGCGGATTTGAAAGTGCTGTCTTTCCGCACCACGGAGGCTTATCGCGATCTGAGCTTTGCCAGTGTTGAGCATTTTGAACGGCCCCAGGGCTATACGCCGCTCAAAGTGCTCAAGGGGCTGCTGGGCGGCCAGGCGCTGAGCATTTTGAACTATCGCAGCGAGGCGATGGCCAAGCGCTTACGGGAACTGTTGCAGACCAACACTTACGATGTCATTCTGCTTGAGGCCTTGCACATGGCGGCCTATGAGAAAGAACTCGACGCCTATGCCGGCGCGGCGCTGCGCCTTTGGGACTGGCACAACATCGAAAGCGAATTGATGGAGCGCTACTCGCAGCGCGCTCCGTCCTTCCTGCACGGTCTTTACGCCCGCGAGACCGCCCGCCGCTTGAAGCAACTCGAGCTGCGGCTGCTGGCGAGCAACAACGTCCATCTGGTGTGCAGCGAGCGGGAAGCGGAGCGGCTCCACGGTTGGGTTGGCGATTCCCGGGTGGCGGTGGTGCCCAATGGGGTCGATTGCCAGGTCTTTGGGGCCGCGCAGGGCCAGCCGCGGAAAGGCGGCTTGTTGTTTGTCGGCTCGCTCGACTACCACCCGAATATCGAAGGTCTGCGCTTTCTCACCCGCGAAGTCTGGCCGGAGCTGCGCCGCCGCCGCAAGACCTTGCACTTGCGCATTGTGGGCTCGCGGCCCACGCCGGAGGTGCGGGAGATGGGCGACCTGGCTGGGGTGGAAGTAGTAGGATCGGTGCCGAAGGTAGAACCTTACTATGCCGAGGCGTCGGCCGCGATTGTGCCGTTATTCAGCGGGGGGGGAACCCGGCTGAAGGTGCTCGAAGCCTTTGCCGCGGGGGTGCCTGTGGTATCGACCGCGCTGGGTGTTGAAGGCATTGAGGCCCAAGCGGGCGAGCACTATCTGGCGGCAGAGACGGCCGGGGAGTGGGTGGAAGCAGTCCTGCAAGCAGTGGAGGGCCGGCCGGAACTGGGGGAGAATGCGCGGCGCCTGGCGGAGCAACGCTACGACTGGGAAGTGGTGGGCCGGGATCTGGGCGAAGCAGTCCGCAACTGGCGGAATTAG
- a CDS encoding helix-turn-helix domain-containing protein: MAEQIRYFVVAIPADNKPDRVILVRDTSISCEDTITRARICLAQASQPSRENFEFAEKIDRIISDLGASLTLTVQTEDPRLASAGLETIKELLGRRHVRQALALEIASLTRASALADSLLPSLDSFFRNLPKVKVFLRALLHLNHAYAAFLLYRELNIPYENTHDGLAPTLFGDSVSLTELVGQEDFLSVMSNAPYHAVREALAMNKFQPASDSPWPTAPIERGTARGQAQLFPIEAELQPYMDPEHQKNLIDRMWEQRAELSDLDADVLDMMSAIWLEQARNTDSTARARIDDLLRLRGLKPKTGEGGRPSGFRKEQRERLFRSLHHLNNLWVRMWEMDSLTPESDRRTRRTKIQNIASRAFIITDIAGNQRGSDAPLEIEEFLFRPGMVFANFLFGVGRQTALLSRKAVQYDPYRQNWEKRLARYLSWQWRIEASVVQSPIRTFRAQTLLDAVGEKWTQEENKTLKDRLEKALHRLAADCIIARWSWIQPTNPHAVRRFLNEFWHQGNIEIEQPEFIRSHYSNLLPTPDSEHAAQKQIPLLSAAPGPIHERLLTARKNSAQTQGQLAAVLGITQAYYSQVESGKRVPSQELLRRIEDWIESLA; the protein is encoded by the coding sequence ATGGCTGAGCAAATCCGCTACTTTGTTGTCGCCATCCCTGCCGACAACAAGCCCGATCGTGTCATTCTCGTCCGCGATACTTCCATTTCGTGCGAAGACACCATCACCCGCGCCCGCATCTGCCTGGCTCAGGCTTCGCAGCCGTCCCGCGAGAACTTTGAATTTGCCGAGAAGATTGACCGTATCATTTCCGATCTCGGCGCCTCACTCACCCTCACCGTCCAGACAGAGGATCCGCGCCTCGCCTCGGCCGGTCTCGAAACGATCAAGGAACTGCTCGGCCGCCGCCATGTGCGCCAGGCTCTCGCCCTTGAAATCGCTTCGCTCACCCGCGCCAGCGCCCTCGCCGACTCCCTGCTCCCGTCGCTTGATTCCTTCTTCCGCAATCTCCCGAAGGTAAAAGTCTTCCTACGCGCCCTGCTGCATCTGAATCACGCCTACGCAGCGTTTCTGTTGTATCGCGAACTCAATATTCCTTATGAGAATACGCACGATGGGCTCGCCCCGACACTGTTTGGCGATAGCGTTTCTCTCACCGAACTGGTGGGGCAGGAAGACTTTCTCAGCGTCATGTCGAATGCGCCCTATCATGCGGTGCGCGAGGCCCTGGCGATGAACAAGTTCCAGCCTGCTTCCGACTCCCCCTGGCCCACCGCGCCGATTGAGCGCGGCACCGCCCGTGGACAGGCTCAGCTCTTCCCGATCGAGGCGGAACTCCAGCCTTACATGGACCCCGAGCACCAGAAGAACCTCATCGACCGCATGTGGGAGCAGCGCGCCGAGCTGAGCGACCTCGACGCCGACGTCCTCGACATGATGAGCGCCATCTGGCTCGAACAGGCGCGCAATACCGATTCGACGGCCCGGGCCCGCATCGATGATCTGTTGCGGCTGCGCGGCCTGAAGCCGAAGACCGGCGAGGGCGGCCGTCCGAGCGGCTTTCGCAAGGAACAGCGCGAACGGCTCTTTCGCTCACTGCACCATCTGAACAATCTCTGGGTCCGCATGTGGGAGATGGATTCGCTGACCCCCGAATCGGACCGCCGCACGCGACGCACCAAGATCCAGAACATCGCCAGCCGCGCCTTCATCATCACCGACATTGCCGGCAATCAGCGCGGCTCCGACGCGCCGCTTGAGATCGAAGAATTTCTGTTCCGCCCCGGCATGGTCTTTGCGAACTTCCTGTTTGGAGTGGGCCGCCAGACGGCGCTCTTGAGCCGCAAAGCCGTGCAATACGATCCCTATCGCCAGAACTGGGAAAAACGCCTGGCCCGCTATCTGAGCTGGCAATGGCGCATTGAGGCCTCGGTGGTACAAAGCCCCATCCGCACCTTCCGCGCCCAGACCCTGCTCGATGCCGTCGGCGAAAAGTGGACGCAGGAGGAAAACAAGACGCTCAAGGATCGTCTCGAGAAGGCGCTGCATCGCCTGGCGGCCGACTGCATCATTGCCCGCTGGTCCTGGATCCAGCCGACCAATCCGCATGCCGTGCGCCGTTTTCTAAATGAGTTCTGGCACCAGGGCAATATCGAAATCGAGCAGCCGGAGTTCATTCGCAGCCACTATTCGAATCTGTTGCCAACTCCCGATTCTGAACACGCCGCACAAAAGCAGATTCCGCTCCTCAGTGCGGCGCCCGGCCCGATCCATGAACGCTTGTTGACGGCAAGAAAGAACTCCGCACAGACCCAGGGGCAGCTCGCCGCCGTCCTCGGGATCACACAGGCTTACTATTCGCAGGTGGAAAGCGGAAAACGGGTGCCGAGCCAGGAACTGTTGCGCCGCATCGAGGATTGGATCGAATCGCTGGCATGA
- a CDS encoding sugar transferase has translation MPRIRTLLLLAGDITILFASYLLVAWAITAWGGIWGIDFWFFLTEENSLAGITFVTTSVVLGLYFLDRYEKVRISSRRPLLEDLTLVFGITFLLQAFISYARIPLVLSRYLMLGGSVVAIFGLLYWRKFYSSLILQAFGRQRIIFIGDSPIVRVLARFILDRPECGFHIAAVFHPTPVAEFPGCTVSIPDESFLSKIQELTPDLIAVAPDLEANPDFMQDLLQCSMKGMAVKSTGDLYEDLLHRVSLETLSTKQLIFSPAFRPRFWVVAWQAIYGRVFAIAGLLLAWPFMILTAIAVRLDSPGPAILRQTRLGQGGIPFPFLKFRSMYVDADARSGPVRAQENDPRITRVGRWIRLTRLDELPQLINVLRGEMTLVGPRPEMPELEKRLLVDLPLYTQRHRIKPGITGWAQIHHEPEDSIASTARKLEYDLYYIKNMSPALDILTLFHTVKAVLLRIGAR, from the coding sequence ATGCCTCGCATCCGGACCCTCCTGCTTCTGGCGGGTGACATCACCATCTTGTTTGCTTCCTACCTGCTCGTTGCCTGGGCAATCACAGCGTGGGGCGGCATCTGGGGCATCGACTTCTGGTTTTTTCTCACCGAAGAAAACAGCCTGGCCGGCATTACTTTCGTCACCACCTCGGTCGTACTCGGACTCTATTTCCTCGATCGTTATGAGAAAGTCCGTATTTCCAGCCGGCGGCCTCTCCTCGAAGATCTGACCCTCGTTTTTGGCATCACCTTCTTGCTGCAGGCCTTCATCAGTTATGCCCGCATCCCCTTGGTCCTGTCCCGTTATCTGATGTTGGGCGGCAGTGTCGTTGCGATCTTTGGGCTTCTCTACTGGCGCAAGTTCTACAGTTCCCTCATCCTCCAGGCCTTCGGCCGCCAGCGCATCATCTTCATTGGCGACTCGCCCATTGTGCGCGTCTTGGCCCGCTTCATCCTCGATCGCCCGGAATGCGGTTTTCACATCGCCGCCGTCTTTCATCCCACTCCTGTTGCGGAGTTTCCCGGTTGTACCGTTTCGATCCCCGATGAGAGCTTCCTGAGCAAAATCCAGGAACTCACTCCCGACTTAATCGCCGTCGCGCCCGATCTTGAAGCCAACCCGGACTTCATGCAAGATCTGCTGCAATGCAGCATGAAAGGCATGGCCGTCAAGAGCACCGGCGACCTCTACGAAGACCTCCTCCACCGCGTCTCGCTGGAAACGCTTTCCACCAAGCAGCTCATCTTCTCCCCCGCCTTCCGCCCCCGCTTCTGGGTGGTGGCCTGGCAGGCGATTTATGGCCGTGTGTTTGCCATCGCCGGACTCCTGCTCGCCTGGCCTTTTATGATCCTCACCGCGATTGCGGTGCGCCTCGATTCCCCGGGCCCGGCCATTCTGCGCCAGACCCGCCTCGGACAGGGCGGAATTCCCTTCCCCTTTCTGAAATTCCGTTCGATGTATGTCGATGCCGATGCCCGCAGCGGACCGGTACGGGCTCAGGAAAACGACCCGCGCATCACGCGTGTCGGCCGCTGGATCCGCCTCACGCGCCTCGACGAACTGCCGCAACTGATCAATGTTTTACGGGGAGAAATGACCCTGGTCGGCCCGCGTCCGGAAATGCCAGAACTCGAAAAGCGTCTGCTCGTCGATCTGCCGCTCTACACCCAGCGGCATCGCATCAAGCCCGGCATCACAGGTTGGGCGCAGATCCACCATGAGCCGGAGGATTCCATCGCCAGCACGGCGCGCAAGCTCGAGTACGACCTGTACTACATCAAGAACATGAGCCCTGCCCTCGACATCCTGACCCTCTTCCATACGGTCAAAGCAGTTCTGCTGCGCATCGGCGCCCGCTAG
- a CDS encoding toprim domain-containing protein, producing MAERGESLSDAALGECRPIRQGRYVRAFCPFHGGDAQRSLSVDTESGRFQCFACQVWGYLDSARHTKQTTQSTQTKYIPQSVEKIRKPLEVQALLDRWTSLLPASPAALYLEDRRIPLELAQRHRLGFAPPGTWPQRRAASSWPFGRLVVPHTTPGGQLVNLYSRAVGHAPKEIRHDHLSGAKGYFGAGDFPASPKLYVCEGPLDALSLLAAGAPAAVAIFGVQGWRHDWNLAEEYVFALDNDEAGRKALGVLARELRLRGRKVSFLSAEQLGGAKDVNEAWVAGTLDWQAS from the coding sequence ATGGCCGAACGGGGCGAGAGTCTGAGCGATGCGGCACTCGGGGAGTGCCGGCCGATCCGCCAGGGCCGCTATGTGCGGGCCTTCTGCCCCTTCCATGGTGGGGATGCGCAGCGGAGCTTAAGCGTCGATACGGAGTCGGGACGCTTCCAGTGCTTTGCCTGCCAGGTGTGGGGCTATCTTGATTCGGCACGGCATACCAAACAGACTACACAGTCTACACAGACTAAATATATTCCACAGTCTGTTGAGAAAATCCGGAAACCATTGGAAGTACAGGCTTTGCTCGATCGCTGGACTTCCCTGCTCCCTGCTTCTCCGGCCGCTTTGTATCTTGAAGACCGGCGGATTCCGCTCGAGCTGGCCCAACGCCACCGGCTCGGCTTTGCCCCGCCCGGGACCTGGCCGCAGCGCCGGGCGGCGTCAAGCTGGCCTTTTGGACGGCTGGTTGTACCGCACACAACGCCCGGCGGGCAACTGGTGAATCTGTACAGCCGGGCGGTGGGCCATGCCCCAAAGGAGATCCGGCACGATCACTTGTCGGGGGCGAAGGGCTATTTTGGAGCGGGCGACTTCCCTGCCTCGCCGAAGCTCTATGTGTGCGAGGGGCCGCTTGATGCGCTGAGTCTCTTGGCGGCGGGAGCGCCGGCGGCTGTCGCGATCTTCGGGGTGCAGGGCTGGCGTCACGATTGGAATCTGGCCGAGGAATATGTCTTTGCGCTGGACAATGATGAGGCGGGCCGGAAGGCGCTGGGGGTGCTGGCGCGAGAACTCCGGCTGCGCGGGCGGAAGGTGAGCTTTTTGAGTGCGGAGCAGTTGGGAGGGGCCAAGGATGTCAATGAGGCCTGGGTCGCTGGAACTCTCGACTGGCAGGCCTCTTAA
- a CDS encoding ParA family protein encodes MKIALLAKKGGVGKSTVSLLLWMALRQAGRDAVLLDWDAQGTSTKALELLGGQNAKQGSPTLYDTPPNLEHAATGTAVRSADLCLIVTTPSLADIWEAADAVQFVESRNPGSARVVFNKVRKGTVLGKLLDESARLIPAPALGVNLSERECYKHAIAQGWKSLDGSAREEALELALAVLSLGSLKQK; translated from the coding sequence ATGAAAATTGCACTGCTTGCAAAAAAGGGTGGCGTCGGCAAGTCGACGGTCTCTCTGCTTCTCTGGATGGCGCTGCGACAGGCGGGCCGCGATGCCGTTCTCCTCGATTGGGATGCCCAGGGCACCAGCACCAAAGCGCTCGAACTGCTCGGCGGCCAGAACGCCAAGCAAGGCAGTCCCACCCTCTACGACACCCCGCCCAACCTCGAACACGCCGCCACCGGCACCGCCGTCCGGAGCGCCGACCTCTGCCTCATCGTCACCACCCCCTCGCTTGCCGACATCTGGGAAGCCGCCGACGCCGTCCAGTTTGTCGAAAGCCGCAATCCCGGCTCGGCCCGCGTCGTCTTCAATAAGGTCCGCAAGGGCACCGTACTCGGCAAGCTGCTCGACGAATCCGCCCGGCTCATCCCCGCCCCCGCTCTCGGCGTCAACTTGAGCGAACGCGAGTGCTACAAACACGCCATCGCCCAGGGCTGGAAGTCCCTCGACGGCAGCGCCCGCGAGGAAGCCCTCGAACTCGCCCTCGCCGTGCTCAGCCTGGGCAGCCTCAAACAGAAATAG
- a CDS encoding glycosyltransferase family 4 protein: MAKKRILYLHPNLGLPPKNKKLDRFFAISTDVEGDVLHALQWSKPEEVEAVLGPGSYPVYQCGTFRYHWFLAGQYSGVARRLHAFRFFIRKGLELLKEQRYDCIMAYSHMTNGLLGVLLKLLTARPLVIEIATSPNLVYITERPRPTFGDYLRKLYSDLCLHISVLSANNVHLLYPAALQPYPLLHKAATTVFHEFVPVNEVPPRSPSAERFVLMVGAPWYLKGIDSLILAFHKIADQFPDVRLKIQGYYPDRTEIDALVANHPRIEILPALPYHQTLERMSQAELLVLPSRCEGMGRVLIEAMALGLPVVGSDVGGIPHMIHNDVNGFIFAAGDSDSLAQRLTQLLSDADLRQRLGERGFQMAHQQWDEKAYREAFLLMINRAIGKA; encoded by the coding sequence GTGGCCAAAAAACGAATCCTTTATCTCCACCCGAATCTGGGCCTTCCTCCGAAGAATAAGAAGTTGGACCGGTTCTTCGCTATCTCCACTGATGTAGAGGGTGATGTTCTACATGCGTTGCAGTGGTCGAAACCCGAGGAAGTCGAAGCGGTTCTAGGGCCTGGCAGCTATCCGGTTTACCAGTGCGGGACTTTTCGCTATCACTGGTTCCTCGCCGGACAGTATAGTGGCGTCGCCCGGCGATTGCATGCCTTTCGTTTTTTTATTCGCAAAGGTCTCGAACTGCTCAAGGAGCAGCGTTACGACTGCATTATGGCCTATTCGCACATGACCAACGGCCTGTTGGGCGTGCTGCTCAAGCTATTGACGGCTCGGCCGCTAGTGATCGAAATTGCGACCTCGCCGAACCTGGTCTACATTACCGAGCGGCCCCGGCCGACCTTTGGCGACTACCTGCGAAAGCTGTATTCGGATCTCTGTCTGCACATCTCGGTGCTGAGTGCGAACAACGTTCATTTGCTGTACCCGGCGGCGCTTCAACCCTATCCATTGCTGCACAAGGCAGCAACGACGGTCTTTCATGAGTTTGTACCGGTCAATGAAGTCCCACCTCGTTCCCCCAGTGCCGAGCGCTTTGTGTTGATGGTAGGTGCGCCCTGGTATTTGAAGGGTATCGACTCGCTGATTCTGGCCTTCCATAAGATTGCCGATCAGTTTCCGGATGTCCGGCTGAAGATTCAGGGCTATTATCCCGACCGTACGGAGATAGATGCGCTGGTGGCGAATCATCCGCGGATCGAGATTCTGCCTGCCTTGCCATATCACCAGACTCTTGAGCGCATGAGCCAGGCGGAACTTCTGGTGTTGCCATCCCGCTGCGAGGGAATGGGGCGGGTACTGATTGAGGCGATGGCCTTGGGATTGCCGGTGGTGGGCTCCGATGTGGGCGGCATTCCGCACATGATTCACAATGACGTGAATGGCTTTATTTTTGCGGCGGGAGACAGCGATAGTTTGGCGCAACGGCTGACCCAATTGCTCTCCGATGCGGACCTGCGCCAAAGATTAGGTGAGCGTGGTTTCCAAATGGCGCACCAGCAATGGGATGAGAAGGCCTACCGGGAGGCTTTTCTTTTGATGATCAACCGGGCTATTGGCAAGGCTTGA
- a CDS encoding TylF/MycF/NovP-related O-methyltransferase, which yields MLSSQPYNPLVVGVSTFPQPENLAEVYLDLMKKILTRALVAHGMERHTIHSRSAKSKLVASLNQRLAQARLELVRLLPSTPDDYLESGHEATNRVEDAESMLGTRQFDRMQRCIVDVLEKQVPGDLLEAGVWRGGMTIFMRAVLKAYACRDRKVWVVDSFAGLPPIDGQKESFDWKLGDMAVSLETVRGNFARYSLLDEQVEFLKGYFNESLPKSSIGPLAILRIDADLYTSTLDALEHLYPRLSPGGYAVFDDYQNLPDCQRAIDEYRKKHGITEEIHKIDTRAVYWQRSH from the coding sequence ATGCTTTCTTCACAGCCTTACAACCCTTTAGTCGTTGGTGTTTCTACCTTTCCTCAGCCAGAGAACCTGGCTGAGGTTTACCTGGATCTCATGAAAAAAATTCTGACCCGGGCACTCGTCGCACACGGTATGGAGCGGCATACCATTCACTCGCGCAGTGCCAAGTCAAAGCTGGTGGCGTCGCTCAACCAGCGTCTGGCTCAGGCGCGGCTGGAACTCGTCCGTCTGCTTCCTTCAACTCCCGATGACTACCTCGAGTCTGGACACGAAGCCACAAATCGTGTGGAAGATGCAGAATCAATGCTTGGTACCCGGCAGTTCGATCGGATGCAGCGCTGCATTGTCGATGTGCTGGAAAAGCAGGTACCCGGAGATCTGCTGGAGGCGGGGGTCTGGCGCGGGGGCATGACCATCTTCATGCGTGCCGTGCTCAAGGCCTATGCATGCCGCGATCGCAAGGTCTGGGTGGTGGATTCCTTTGCGGGTCTTCCGCCGATTGATGGACAAAAGGAGTCGTTTGACTGGAAGCTTGGCGATATGGCGGTTTCTCTCGAGACGGTGCGGGGGAATTTTGCCCGTTACTCGCTGCTCGATGAACAGGTGGAGTTCCTAAAAGGCTACTTCAACGAGAGTTTGCCCAAATCCTCGATCGGGCCGCTGGCGATCCTGCGCATTGACGCGGATCTCTATACTTCTACCCTCGACGCTCTGGAGCATCTGTATCCCAGGCTCTCTCCTGGCGGCTATGCCGTCTTTGATGACTATCAGAATCTCCCGGACTGCCAGCGGGCCATTGACGAATATCGCAAGAAGCACGGCATCACCGAAGAGATCCATAAGATCGATACGCGTGCGGTCTACTGGCAGCGAAGCCACTAG
- a CDS encoding PEP-CTERM sorting domain-containing protein, giving the protein MKFFALCALLLSLSFARPAEAAILYEFSLPATGSYIPAFTIQVELDSFVTSSTAPWLNLESSSITMIGSIPFLSLSDSRIRIVADGANTTVHLQLCEEGCALLLTTGANEAYPFVFTRGESETGSFSAAAVVYSDSQLFTPNVTGTLQVTDTAPVPEPATLSLVGAGLVGAAVWRKRQR; this is encoded by the coding sequence ATGAAATTCTTTGCCCTATGCGCCCTCCTGCTCAGCCTGAGCTTCGCCAGACCTGCCGAGGCTGCCATTCTTTACGAGTTCAGTCTGCCCGCCACGGGTTCGTATATCCCTGCCTTCACGATTCAGGTCGAACTCGACTCCTTTGTCACTTCGAGCACGGCACCTTGGCTGAATCTCGAATCCTCCTCCATCACCATGATCGGCAGCATCCCGTTTCTGTCCCTGTCTGACTCCAGGATCAGGATCGTGGCCGATGGCGCCAATACGACAGTCCACTTACAACTCTGCGAGGAGGGCTGCGCCCTCCTGCTCACCACCGGCGCTAACGAAGCCTACCCCTTTGTTTTCACCCGCGGCGAAAGCGAAACCGGAAGCTTTAGCGCGGCAGCCGTCGTATATTCGGACTCCCAACTTTTCACCCCGAACGTAACCGGAACCCTCCAGGTCACCGACACCGCTCCTGTCCCCGAACCGGCCACGCTGTCCCTGGTCGGCGCCGGTCTCGTCGGCGCTGCTGTCTGGCGCAAACGCCAGCGCTAG